One Obesumbacterium proteus DNA window includes the following coding sequences:
- a CDS encoding ABC transporter permease: MDYTEVRNRPARRFSTFLYRRPTLYLLLLLTPPLLWFGVIYLGSLFTLLWQGAYTFDDFTMTVTPDFTLDNLKALFNPSNYDIIVRTLTMAILVSLACGLLAFPIAYYMARYTSGRSKAFFYIAIMMPMWASYIVKVYAWTLLLAKDGVAQWFLHYMGLEPVLAWVLGIPDIGGSTLSTSGLGRFMVFVYIWLPFMILPIQAALERLPPTLLQASADLGARPVQTFRHIVLPLAIPGIAAGSIFTFSLTLGDFIVPQLVGPPGYFIGSMVYAQQGAIGNMPMAAAFTLVPIVLIAIYLTIVKRLGAFDAL, translated from the coding sequence ATGGACTACACCGAAGTTCGTAACCGTCCGGCGCGCCGGTTCTCAACGTTTTTATACCGCCGCCCGACGCTCTATTTGCTGCTGTTACTCACGCCGCCGCTGCTGTGGTTTGGAGTGATTTATCTAGGGTCATTGTTCACCTTGCTGTGGCAGGGGGCATATACCTTTGATGATTTCACCATGACGGTAACGCCGGATTTCACGCTCGACAACCTCAAGGCGCTGTTCAACCCATCGAATTACGACATCATTGTGCGCACGTTAACGATGGCGATTTTGGTTTCTCTGGCCTGTGGACTGCTGGCATTTCCCATTGCGTACTACATGGCGCGTTACACCAGTGGCCGTAGCAAAGCCTTCTTCTACATCGCCATTATGATGCCGATGTGGGCCAGCTATATCGTCAAAGTGTATGCGTGGACGCTGTTGTTAGCGAAAGACGGCGTCGCGCAATGGTTCCTGCATTATATGGGATTGGAACCGGTACTGGCGTGGGTGCTGGGGATCCCCGATATTGGCGGCAGCACGCTGTCAACGTCAGGCCTTGGGCGCTTCATGGTGTTTGTTTACATCTGGCTGCCGTTCATGATTTTGCCGATTCAGGCCGCGCTAGAACGTTTGCCGCCAACGCTATTACAAGCCTCTGCGGATCTCGGTGCGCGTCCGGTGCAAACTTTCCGTCATATCGTGCTGCCCTTGGCGATTCCAGGCATTGCCGCAGGATCGATTTTTACCTTCTCCCTCACGCTAGGTGACTTCATTGTGCCGCAGCTGGTGGGGCCTCCCGGTTACTTCATCGGCAGCATGGTATATGCCCAGCAAGGGGCGATTGGCAATATGCCGATGGCCGCGGCCTTCACGCTGGTGCCTATCGTGCTGATTGCTATCTATCTAACCATCGTGAAACGTTTGGGGGCTTTCGATGCGCTCTGA
- a CDS encoding ABC transporter ATP-binding protein, with protein sequence MSGSVELIDVSKLYGDVHAVDRVSLTIKEGEFFSLLGPSGSGKTTCLRLIAGFEQPTSGSIRIQGQEAAGLPPYQRDVNTVFQDYALFPHMSVLENIAYGLMVKGIAKNERQSRAREALNSVALADYGERKPSQLSGGQRQRVALARALVNRPRVLLLDEPLGALDLKLREQMQTELKKLQRQLGITFIFVTHDQSEALSMSDRVAVFSKGRIEQVDTPQKLYMQPETAFVAEFVGTSNVIRGPSAETLLGQPGIFSIRPEHIRFARDVAKPEEIHVQGILRDVHYQGAATRYEVMIDNGVRLFVSQGNTQEQLLQPVRNTGEPVRLCWERNAMVALAGDR encoded by the coding sequence ATGAGCGGCTCTGTTGAATTAATTGATGTATCCAAACTCTACGGCGACGTTCATGCGGTCGATCGCGTTTCGTTGACGATTAAAGAGGGCGAGTTTTTCTCCCTGCTAGGGCCTTCAGGTTCGGGGAAAACCACCTGTTTGCGTTTAATTGCGGGCTTTGAGCAGCCAACCAGTGGCTCTATCCGTATTCAAGGCCAAGAGGCCGCCGGATTACCGCCTTATCAGCGTGATGTGAATACCGTGTTTCAGGATTACGCGCTATTTCCCCACATGAGCGTGCTGGAGAATATTGCCTACGGGCTGATGGTGAAAGGCATCGCTAAAAATGAGCGCCAGAGCCGTGCCCGTGAAGCGCTTAACAGCGTTGCGCTGGCCGATTATGGCGAGCGCAAACCTTCCCAACTCTCCGGTGGTCAGCGTCAGCGTGTGGCTTTGGCGCGTGCGCTGGTGAACCGTCCACGCGTTTTGCTGCTGGATGAACCGCTAGGTGCACTCGATCTGAAGCTACGCGAGCAGATGCAAACCGAGCTGAAAAAGCTCCAACGTCAACTGGGGATCACCTTCATTTTTGTCACCCACGATCAAAGCGAAGCGCTGTCGATGTCCGATCGCGTGGCGGTATTTAGCAAAGGGCGAATTGAACAGGTTGATACGCCGCAGAAGCTTTATATGCAGCCGGAAACCGCCTTTGTGGCCGAATTCGTCGGTACTTCAAACGTTATTCGAGGCCCATCGGCAGAAACTCTGCTCGGGCAGCCAGGGATCTTCTCGATCCGTCCAGAGCATATTCGTTTCGCGCGTGATGTGGCGAAGCCAGAAGAGATCCACGTTCAGGGCATTTTACGCGACGTCCATTACCAAGGGGCTGCAACGCGCTATGAAGTGATGATCGATAACGGTGTGCGTTTGTTCGTGAGTCAGGGCAATACGCAAGAGCAGCTTTTACAGCCGGTGCGGAATACCGGTGAACCGGTTCGCCTGTGCTGGGAAAGGAATGCGATGGTGGCGCTGGCGGGAGATCGCTGA
- the ydcS gene encoding putative ABC transporter substrate-binding protein YdcS yields the protein MKNTVITALSALCISGLGGIATAQADGLPQKLGPAEGQLDIITWPGYIERGQSDKNYDWVTQFEKDTGCKVNIKTAATSDEMVSLMAKGGYDLVTASGDASLRLIYGKRVQPINPALIPNWKNLDPRMVNGPWYTVKGEVYGTPYQWGPNLLMYNTKVFPKAPDTWGVIFEPQNLPDGKSNKGRVQAYDGPIYIADAALYLKTAKPELGIKDPYELNETQYQAVLDLLRTQHPLIHRYWHDASVQMSDFKNEGVAAGSSWPFQANGLKNEGQPINAVFPKEGATGWADTTMVHAQAKHLTCAYKWMNWQLTPKVQGDVAAWFGSLPAVPEGCKASTLLGGNGCEANGYKFFDKIAFWKTPQAKCESQGQCVPYSRWTQDYIAIMGGR from the coding sequence ATGAAAAATACAGTTATCACGGCGCTTTCAGCGCTCTGTATCAGCGGACTGGGTGGGATTGCAACAGCTCAGGCCGATGGACTACCGCAAAAGCTCGGCCCGGCAGAAGGGCAGCTCGACATCATTACATGGCCAGGTTATATCGAACGTGGCCAAAGCGATAAAAACTATGACTGGGTGACCCAGTTTGAAAAAGACACCGGCTGCAAGGTCAATATCAAAACGGCAGCGACCTCCGATGAGATGGTTAGCCTGATGGCCAAAGGCGGCTATGATCTGGTTACCGCGTCCGGCGATGCCTCATTGCGCCTAATCTATGGCAAACGCGTTCAGCCGATCAATCCTGCTTTAATTCCGAATTGGAAAAACCTCGACCCTCGTATGGTCAACGGTCCGTGGTATACCGTTAAAGGCGAAGTTTACGGCACCCCATATCAGTGGGGGCCAAACCTGCTGATGTACAACACCAAAGTATTCCCAAAAGCGCCTGATACGTGGGGCGTGATCTTCGAACCACAAAACCTGCCGGATGGTAAAAGCAACAAAGGGCGCGTACAGGCCTATGACGGCCCAATCTATATCGCCGATGCCGCGCTCTACTTAAAAACCGCCAAGCCTGAGCTAGGGATCAAAGATCCGTATGAGCTGAACGAAACCCAATATCAGGCGGTGCTCGATTTACTTCGCACTCAACATCCGTTGATTCACCGCTATTGGCATGATGCTTCCGTGCAGATGAGTGACTTCAAAAACGAAGGCGTTGCTGCCGGTAGTTCATGGCCATTCCAAGCTAACGGCCTGAAAAACGAAGGCCAGCCAATCAATGCGGTATTCCCGAAAGAGGGCGCGACAGGCTGGGCGGATACCACCATGGTTCACGCACAGGCTAAGCATCTGACCTGCGCCTACAAGTGGATGAACTGGCAGCTCACGCCAAAAGTTCAAGGTGACGTCGCCGCATGGTTTGGTTCTCTGCCAGCCGTGCCTGAGGGCTGTAAAGCCAGCACCTTATTAGGTGGCAACGGTTGCGAAGCGAACGGATATAAATTCTTCGACAAAATTGCCTTCTGGAAAACACCGCAGGCCAAGTGTGAAAGCCAAGGCCAGTGTGTGCCGTATAGCCGTTGGACGCAGGACTATATCGCCATCATGGGTGGTAGGTAA
- a CDS encoding LysR substrate-binding domain-containing protein, protein MMTLRQLRHFIAVAETGSISAAAQTVFVSQSSLTQAIQLLEQEIGAVLFKRHAKGMDLTHQGHQFLRQSYLILATVENAKRSLELGCENLSGTLKIGVTSLVAGYFLVDMLTRFRAAYPNVTTQLVEDERPYIEHLLVNGEIDIGVLILSNLEDRDALQTEVLMHSPYRLWLPPLHPLLENDSIRLADVVKEPLIQLNTDEMGSHLRRIWEKAKLTPTIAMRTASTEAVRSLVAAGIGVALLPDMAYRPWSLEGNMIEARTLVDTPEPLDVGLAWRRGSARPELVTPFLQIARENGGARKL, encoded by the coding sequence ATGATGACCTTACGCCAGCTTCGCCATTTTATTGCCGTTGCCGAAACCGGCTCGATTTCTGCGGCTGCGCAGACGGTTTTTGTTTCCCAGTCCTCGCTAACGCAGGCCATTCAGTTGCTGGAACAGGAGATTGGCGCCGTATTGTTTAAGCGCCACGCGAAGGGAATGGATCTCACCCACCAAGGACATCAATTTCTACGCCAGTCATATTTGATTCTCGCCACGGTTGAAAATGCCAAGCGCAGCCTGGAGCTGGGCTGCGAGAACCTGAGTGGAACGCTAAAAATTGGCGTGACTAGCCTTGTCGCTGGTTACTTTCTGGTGGATATGCTCACCCGTTTTCGTGCGGCGTATCCCAATGTCACCACCCAACTGGTTGAAGATGAACGCCCCTATATCGAACACTTATTGGTAAACGGCGAGATTGATATCGGGGTGCTTATTTTATCGAACCTCGAAGACCGAGATGCGCTGCAAACCGAAGTGCTGATGCACTCGCCGTATCGCTTATGGCTCCCGCCGCTGCATCCGTTGCTGGAAAACGACAGCATCCGTTTGGCCGACGTGGTGAAAGAACCGCTCATTCAGCTCAACACCGATGAGATGGGCAGCCATCTACGCCGTATCTGGGAGAAAGCTAAACTGACGCCGACTATTGCCATGCGCACCGCGTCTACCGAGGCCGTTCGCAGCTTGGTTGCGGCTGGAATTGGTGTCGCTCTGCTTCCTGATATGGCCTATCGCCCGTGGTCGCTTGAGGGAAATATGATTGAAGCCCGCACGCTGGTGGATACGCCAGAACCGCTGGATGTGGGATTGGCATGGCGGCGCGGCAGCGCAAGACCAGAGCTCGTCACCCCGTTTCTACAAATTGCTCGCGAGAATGGTGGGGCTCGCAAGCTATGA
- the dnaQ gene encoding DNA polymerase III subunit epsilon yields MSTGITRQIVLDTETTGMNKLGVHYEGHRIIEIGAVEVINRRLTGRNFHVYIKPDRLVDPEAYGVHGISDDFLLDKPTFADIADEFLEFIRGAELVIHNAPFDIGFMDYEFRKLNRDIPKTETFCKITDSLVMARRLFPGKRNSLDALCNRYEIDNTKRTLHGALLDSQILADVYLTMTGGQTSLTFSMESEGEKARPTGEVQKIIRKAHALKVVRANADELAEHEHRLDLVQKKGGSCLWRAEAE; encoded by the coding sequence ATGAGCACAGGAATAACTCGACAGATCGTTCTCGATACAGAAACCACCGGTATGAATAAGCTGGGGGTTCACTACGAAGGACATAGAATCATTGAAATTGGTGCGGTTGAGGTTATCAACCGTCGTTTAACGGGGCGTAACTTCCATGTTTACATCAAGCCCGATCGCTTAGTCGATCCAGAGGCTTATGGTGTTCACGGTATCAGCGACGATTTCCTGTTGGATAAACCGACTTTCGCTGATATCGCCGACGAGTTTCTGGAATTCATACGCGGTGCAGAGCTGGTTATTCATAATGCACCGTTTGATATCGGGTTTATGGACTACGAGTTCCGTAAGCTCAATCGCGATATTCCGAAGACGGAAACCTTCTGTAAGATCACCGATAGCTTGGTGATGGCGCGCCGCTTGTTCCCCGGCAAGCGCAACAGTTTGGATGCCTTATGCAATCGCTACGAAATAGATAACACCAAGCGAACACTGCACGGCGCATTACTTGACTCCCAAATACTGGCCGACGTCTATTTAACGATGACGGGTGGGCAAACGTCTCTCACATTCTCCATGGAAAGCGAAGGTGAGAAAGCGAGGCCTACAGGCGAAGTACAAAAGATAATTCGTAAAGCACACGCGCTAAAAGTGGTGAGAGCCAATGCGGATGAATTAGCTGAGCATGAGCATCGGCTTGATTTGGTGCAAAAGAAGGGCGGCAGCTGTTTATGGCGCGCTGAAGCTGAGTAG